A genome region from Deinococcus sp. Marseille-Q6407 includes the following:
- a CDS encoding UvrD-helicase domain-containing protein, with protein MKLEFAVPSEQWLQAEKYLQELLRFSVANLTDTKVEERVAQLAVEYNLTAPADQGLEVQCHREIRQLLRRRLDVFQEHGVYDYEDMLYLPVVLKLDIPKYDFVFVDEAQDLSAVQLELVLRAVREGGRRLFVGDERQAIYGFTGADADSLARIVERTGATVLPLSVTYRCPRSHVALAQQLAPEIEAAPGAPEGKIHVIKEAWLPRWVRRGDLVICRYTAPLVSNCLALLQQQIPAVVRGMDIGRDLLEMATQLFAGGLNGWEEQLGAYRIAEEARIRRRAANEIDAERQIAVRSDLLDSLEVLTAEVVRQGHHRLANLTEYIADFFSDKGGAPVVFSTIHRAKGKEADRVFILYPDNMPAVYARTAAAARGEACVQFVALTRAKKDFIFVEQQRSEMEVVQP; from the coding sequence TTGAAACTGGAATTCGCCGTGCCGAGCGAGCAGTGGCTACAAGCAGAGAAATATCTCCAGGAACTGCTGCGCTTCTCAGTCGCCAATCTCACTGACACCAAGGTTGAAGAGCGGGTCGCGCAGCTAGCCGTCGAATACAATCTGACTGCCCCTGCAGATCAGGGACTGGAGGTGCAGTGCCACCGTGAGATCCGCCAGCTGCTGCGCCGGCGACTCGACGTCTTTCAGGAACACGGCGTCTATGACTACGAGGACATGCTGTACTTGCCGGTCGTCCTCAAGCTGGATATTCCCAAGTATGACTTTGTGTTCGTGGACGAGGCGCAGGACCTGAGTGCCGTGCAGCTGGAACTGGTGCTGAGAGCCGTCCGAGAAGGAGGGCGTAGGCTGTTCGTGGGTGACGAGCGTCAGGCCATCTACGGCTTTACCGGAGCAGACGCCGACTCACTGGCACGCATCGTTGAGCGGACCGGAGCCACGGTCCTGCCCCTTTCCGTCACGTACCGCTGCCCCCGCTCGCACGTCGCGCTCGCCCAGCAATTGGCACCGGAAATCGAAGCGGCCCCTGGAGCCCCAGAAGGGAAAATTCATGTCATTAAAGAAGCCTGGCTTCCACGTTGGGTGCGTCGCGGCGACCTGGTCATCTGCCGGTATACCGCTCCACTGGTCAGCAACTGTCTGGCCCTCTTGCAGCAGCAAATCCCCGCCGTGGTCCGCGGCATGGACATTGGCCGGGACCTGCTGGAGATGGCCACGCAGCTGTTCGCCGGCGGACTAAACGGATGGGAGGAACAGCTCGGTGCCTACCGGATCGCCGAAGAAGCCCGCATCCGCCGCCGCGCCGCCAACGAAATCGACGCCGAACGGCAGATCGCTGTCCGGTCCGATCTGCTGGATTCACTTGAGGTCCTCACCGCCGAGGTTGTCCGCCAAGGCCACCACAGACTGGCGAATTTGACCGAATACATCGCAGACTTCTTCAGTGATAAAGGCGGCGCTCCAGTCGTGTTCAGCACCATTCACAGGGCCAAAGGCAAGGAGGCGGACCGGGTCTTCATTCTCTACCCAGACAACATGCCGGCCGTCTATGCCCGAACAGCAGCCGCTGCGCGCGGAGAAGCCTGCGTCCAGTTCGTGGCACTGACGCGCGCCAAAAAGGATTTTATCTTTGTCGAGCAGCAGAGGTCGGAAATGGAGGTCGTTCAGCCATGA
- a CDS encoding integrase core domain-containing protein codes for MGRRIQIDATRFALQDGVSWAYVVLDAETRAVLNIHVVRSLSASSAVTALRGGAKELKKLGIEESLVVMSDGGSDFTSHEFKAACDEVGTWVRAKVSQKGGMCILERVNRTLKYEFIFREEPQTKAELSALCAEFRTWYNTVRPHSALGYGYPWAKLLEVAESLKAA; via the coding sequence ATGGGTAGACGGATTCAAATTGATGCCACTCGCTTCGCTTTACAAGATGGGGTGTCCTGGGCATATGTCGTCCTGGACGCGGAAACTCGTGCAGTATTGAACATTCACGTGGTGCGTTCGTTGTCAGCCAGCAGCGCGGTCACCGCGCTGCGAGGAGGAGCCAAGGAACTGAAGAAACTGGGAATTGAGGAATCGCTGGTCGTGATGTCGGATGGCGGCTCGGACTTCACGTCCCACGAGTTCAAAGCGGCCTGTGACGAGGTGGGCACTTGGGTCAGAGCGAAGGTGTCGCAAAAAGGGGGAATGTGCATCCTGGAGCGAGTCAACCGCACGCTGAAGTACGAGTTCATTTTCAGAGAGGAACCGCAGACCAAAGCGGAACTCAGCGCGTTATGCGCTGAATTCCGCACTTGGTACAACACTGTCCGGCCTCATTCGGCCTTGGGGTATGGCTATCCCTGGGCTAAACTTTTGGAAGTGGCCGAGTCTCTTAAAGCCGCTTGA
- a CDS encoding transposase, which translates to MGKQRKTWSPEVKEEIVLAVLSGEKSIAELVRQHGVAESLIHNWRAQFLEAGRARLAGNKQDDGFKVLEKENERLKSLLGEKELALYIAKKARGL; encoded by the coding sequence ATGGGAAAGCAGCGCAAAACCTGGTCGCCTGAGGTTAAGGAAGAAATCGTCCTGGCCGTACTCAGTGGTGAGAAATCCATCGCAGAACTGGTTCGTCAGCATGGCGTGGCTGAAAGCCTGATTCACAACTGGCGTGCTCAGTTCCTGGAGGCGGGCCGTGCCCGCCTCGCTGGCAACAAGCAGGATGACGGCTTCAAGGTGCTGGAGAAGGAGAACGAGCGCCTGAAGAGCTTGCTGGGTGAAAAAGAATTAGCCCTCTACATCGCAAAAAAAGCCAGGGGTCTTTAA
- a CDS encoding M48 family metallopeptidase, translating into MKAGSTQEPVTIGDLEMTLILKDVKNVHLSVHPPDGRITLVAPLGTRSDVARAYAISKLEWIRKQQQALNEQARQSARAFTERETHYLWGRRYLMTVQEADGRPKVEVDHSQIILTVRPETSVAKRAEVMHRWHKSLLYKAVPPLISKWEDILQVRVQRYFLQRMKTRWGSCNPERGHIRLNTELVKKPKEMLDYVVLHEMAHLLDHTHGQQFQSILNAHFPQWREVRQELNALPLSE; encoded by the coding sequence ATGAAGGCGGGGAGCACACAGGAGCCGGTCACCATCGGCGACCTGGAAATGACATTGATCCTTAAAGATGTTAAAAACGTTCACCTCAGCGTCCATCCGCCTGACGGAAGGATCACCTTGGTGGCACCACTGGGCACCCGGTCTGATGTGGCCCGCGCCTACGCCATCTCTAAGCTCGAATGGATTCGTAAGCAGCAGCAGGCGCTCAATGAGCAGGCCCGGCAGTCAGCCAGAGCGTTCACCGAGCGCGAAACCCATTACTTGTGGGGCAGGCGGTACCTGATGACCGTTCAGGAAGCTGATGGCCGCCCAAAGGTCGAAGTAGACCACAGCCAGATCATCCTGACTGTCAGGCCAGAGACTTCCGTGGCCAAACGTGCTGAAGTTATGCACAGGTGGCATAAAAGCCTGCTCTACAAGGCGGTTCCTCCCCTCATCAGCAAGTGGGAGGATATTCTTCAGGTCAGGGTGCAGCGCTATTTCCTGCAGCGCATGAAGACGCGCTGGGGCAGCTGCAACCCGGAGCGTGGGCATATCCGCCTCAACACCGAACTGGTCAAGAAACCAAAGGAGATGCTTGATTACGTGGTGCTCCACGAAATGGCTCATTTACTTGATCATACCCATGGCCAGCAGTTTCAAAGCATCCTGAATGCCCACTTTCCGCAGTGGCGTGAGGTCAGGCAGGAGTTAAATGCGCTGCCTTTAAGCGAGTAG
- a CDS encoding type I restriction endonuclease subunit R, with protein sequence MTTLRPEIKTQKRVLKFLQSQGYAYLGDWKNRHPNKCIETELLTTNLQKRGYSKAHISQALQQLTAAADTTGVTLYQANLRTYSLLRYGVKVQVAAGMPHDTVHLIDWDHPERNDFAVVEEVTLKGGHERRPDVVIYVNGLALVVLELKRGSVEVADGVRQLITNQEPIFNEAFFSTVQLVLAGNDSQGLYYGTVGTPEEFFVRWKGLERADLAADAIPEGHFLDEPLAEICDKVRLLDLLHNFVIFDGGRKKVPRMHQFEAIKAAQERIKRYEGGVIWHTQGSGKSILMVLLAKWILEHEPDARILIFTDRDELDKQIEGVLRNTGVVGASAQSTRVSSRADLIEKLADPGQRVMSALLHKIDAKDLSGKRPHIAGKFYIFVDEAHRTQGGNMNRQMKRWFQGAIFVGFTGTPLLKQDKEMTTEVFGTFIHTYKFDEAVEDKVVLDLKYEARNVPQRLTSPELINDWFDAQTRSLNSSQKALLKMRWANMEKLMSSEGRKRGIVFDIVKDFGIKPRFISGRGTAILVAPSIYDACHYYRMFQQTPLGPHTALITSYQPNHNNISREPAGSDERYKFDTYTQHVLGSGQTTKQYEDEMKRRFIEEPENCKLLIVVSKLLTGFDAPSCTYIYLDNELHDHNLFQAICRTNRLDGADKDYGHVVDYKELFKDVQNAIAVYTSDQLATDAQGDDGNVILKDWKAEGKAQLDAAHEALRYLCEPVSPPQQLEQFISYFCGDILDAQALADTEPLRISFYKASAAFLRAYAAVAQVLVEAGYTPEQAAQLEKESAFYSEMRQNIKKASGEELDIKPYEQGMRQLINMYIQADPAQEVGQLSEMTLVQAIVETGINDVIAQHINKSGRYSNRAVAETIVNNVRKTIIRDQLTDPRFYEQMSDLLDDLIKQHLAGTLAYEDFLRETEQLIRDLAAKGQTEGVPSSLMGRQAATVIFNNLGGLKTSGVFSVPENADERAQLALDIDQALKEQAPAAWRGDEMRQRQVKNILYPLMSRDRDATEALFELIFNLGSY encoded by the coding sequence ATGACCACACTCCGTCCAGAAATCAAAACGCAAAAGCGGGTGCTGAAGTTCCTGCAATCGCAGGGCTACGCCTACCTGGGTGATTGGAAGAACCGGCATCCCAACAAATGCATTGAGACCGAACTCCTGACCACGAACCTGCAGAAGCGTGGTTACTCGAAGGCACACATCTCGCAGGCCCTGCAGCAGCTCACGGCTGCGGCCGACACCACCGGAGTCACGCTCTATCAGGCTAACCTGCGAACCTACAGCCTGCTGCGCTATGGGGTAAAAGTTCAGGTGGCCGCAGGAATGCCGCATGACACGGTTCACCTGATTGACTGGGATCACCCTGAACGCAATGACTTTGCCGTGGTAGAGGAGGTCACCCTCAAAGGTGGACATGAGCGCCGCCCAGATGTGGTGATTTACGTTAACGGGCTGGCCCTCGTTGTGCTTGAACTCAAACGGGGGTCGGTAGAGGTCGCCGATGGCGTCCGTCAGCTCATCACCAATCAGGAGCCCATTTTCAATGAGGCCTTTTTCAGTACCGTACAGCTGGTCCTGGCGGGTAACGACTCCCAGGGCCTCTACTACGGCACGGTGGGCACGCCAGAGGAGTTCTTTGTCCGGTGGAAAGGGTTAGAGCGGGCCGATCTCGCTGCAGACGCCATCCCTGAGGGCCACTTTCTGGATGAACCGCTGGCCGAAATCTGCGACAAGGTACGTTTACTCGACTTGTTACATAACTTCGTCATCTTTGACGGCGGACGTAAGAAGGTGCCGCGTATGCATCAGTTTGAGGCCATCAAGGCTGCCCAGGAAAGAATCAAACGGTATGAGGGGGGCGTCATCTGGCATACCCAGGGCAGCGGCAAAAGCATCCTGATGGTGCTGCTGGCCAAGTGGATTCTGGAGCACGAACCAGATGCCCGAATCCTGATTTTCACAGACCGTGACGAACTGGATAAGCAGATCGAAGGGGTGCTGCGCAACACAGGCGTGGTGGGCGCCAGTGCCCAGTCCACGCGGGTCAGCTCGCGGGCGGACCTCATCGAGAAGCTCGCCGACCCCGGGCAGCGGGTGATGTCCGCCCTCCTTCACAAAATTGATGCCAAGGACCTCTCCGGAAAGCGCCCTCACATCGCAGGCAAGTTCTACATCTTTGTAGATGAAGCTCACCGTACACAGGGCGGCAACATGAACCGTCAGATGAAGCGCTGGTTCCAGGGCGCCATCTTTGTCGGTTTTACAGGCACCCCACTGCTCAAGCAGGACAAGGAGATGACGACAGAGGTCTTCGGCACCTTTATCCATACCTATAAATTCGATGAAGCGGTAGAGGACAAGGTCGTGCTCGACCTGAAGTATGAAGCGCGGAATGTGCCGCAGCGACTCACGTCACCGGAGCTGATCAACGACTGGTTCGACGCTCAAACCAGGTCGCTCAACAGCAGTCAAAAGGCGCTGCTCAAAATGCGCTGGGCCAACATGGAAAAACTAATGAGCTCAGAGGGGCGCAAGCGGGGCATTGTCTTCGATATTGTCAAGGACTTCGGCATCAAGCCGCGCTTTATCTCAGGGCGCGGTACCGCCATCTTGGTCGCGCCGTCTATTTATGATGCCTGTCACTACTACCGCATGTTCCAGCAGACACCGCTAGGGCCGCACACTGCCCTCATTACGTCATACCAGCCTAATCACAACAACATTTCAAGGGAACCGGCGGGCAGCGACGAAAGGTATAAATTTGATACCTATACCCAGCACGTCCTGGGTTCAGGGCAAACGACCAAGCAGTACGAAGACGAGATGAAACGGCGCTTTATTGAAGAGCCGGAAAATTGCAAATTGCTGATTGTGGTCAGCAAGCTGCTCACAGGGTTCGACGCGCCTTCTTGCACATACATTTACCTCGACAACGAACTGCATGACCACAACCTGTTTCAGGCCATCTGCCGCACCAACAGGTTGGATGGAGCCGATAAGGATTACGGCCACGTCGTGGATTACAAGGAACTGTTCAAGGATGTCCAGAACGCTATTGCCGTCTACACGTCCGACCAACTGGCGACGGACGCTCAAGGGGACGATGGAAACGTCATCCTTAAAGACTGGAAGGCTGAAGGCAAGGCGCAGTTGGACGCGGCGCACGAGGCCCTGAGATACCTGTGCGAGCCCGTATCCCCACCTCAGCAGCTCGAGCAGTTCATTTCCTATTTTTGCGGCGACATTTTGGACGCTCAGGCCCTGGCCGATACCGAACCGCTCAGGATCAGCTTCTACAAGGCCAGCGCGGCGTTCCTGCGAGCTTACGCTGCAGTTGCCCAGGTGCTCGTTGAGGCCGGCTACACTCCAGAGCAAGCGGCGCAACTCGAGAAGGAAAGCGCCTTCTACAGCGAGATGCGTCAGAACATCAAAAAAGCCTCTGGAGAAGAGCTGGACATCAAGCCTTATGAGCAGGGGATGCGTCAGCTGATCAATATGTATATCCAGGCAGACCCCGCGCAGGAGGTTGGGCAGCTCAGTGAGATGACGCTGGTGCAGGCCATTGTCGAGACCGGGATCAATGACGTCATTGCCCAGCACATCAACAAGTCAGGCCGCTACTCCAACCGGGCAGTGGCTGAGACGATTGTCAACAATGTCCGCAAGACCATCATCCGTGACCAATTGACGGACCCGCGGTTCTACGAGCAGATGTCTGACTTGCTTGATGACCTGATCAAGCAGCACCTGGCCGGTACGCTGGCCTACGAAGATTTCCTGAGGGAGACAGAGCAGCTTATTCGTGATCTGGCGGCCAAGGGCCAAACGGAAGGAGTGCCGAGCAGCTTGATGGGTCGGCAGGCAGCCACCGTCATTTTCAACAATCTGGGCGGACTCAAGACCAGTGGAGTGTTTTCCGTCCCAGAAAACGCAGACGAGCGGGCTCAGTTGGCCCTTGATATTGACCAGGCACTCAAAGAGCAAGCACCCGCCGCCTGGCGGGGCGACGAAATGCGGCAGCGGCAGGTCAAGAACATTCTCTACCCTCTGATGTCCCGTGACCGGGACGCCACCGAAGCGCTATTCGAGTTGATCTTCAACCTGGGAAGCTACTGA
- a CDS encoding Fic family protein has translation MTGAESQHLEWKESWRDEYLKWICAFANSGGGTLVVGRGDSGRAVGVADPQRLLEDLPNKIRNLLGLVVPVQLRHEEGHALIEIHVEASPYPVSYRGKYYSRSGSTTQELSGSALDAFLLRMQGRHWDSVPVPKVGPADLSDQALARFRTLAARSGRVEIEWLEESDTVLLERLRLLDGDYLKRAAILLFHPDPERFIGGAFVKIGAFGDSDADLRFQDEVHGPLILQVERTVEVLKAKYLKALISYQGLQRIETLQVPEAALREAVLNAVVHKDYASSVPVQISVYPDRLLIFNPGQLPQGWTLEKLLGKHASLPFNLDIANTFFRAGQIESWGRGIERVREVCRAAGAAEPQWRAEPTELWVEFELLQEQSGRATPQVTPQVTPQVKLLMTLGERTLSRQELQEELGLKDIQNFRQAHLLPALDAGLVEMTIPNKPTSRLQQYRLTEEGRAAVDQQGDIP, from the coding sequence ATGACAGGCGCCGAATCCCAGCACCTGGAGTGGAAGGAGTCCTGGCGCGACGAGTACCTGAAATGGATCTGCGCCTTTGCCAACAGTGGAGGCGGCACACTGGTGGTGGGCCGCGGCGACTCTGGCAGAGCAGTTGGCGTCGCTGACCCACAGCGGCTGCTGGAGGACCTGCCCAACAAGATTCGCAATCTGCTGGGACTCGTTGTTCCCGTGCAGCTGCGTCATGAAGAGGGGCACGCCCTGATTGAGATTCACGTCGAGGCTTCTCCTTACCCTGTCTCCTACCGCGGCAAATACTACTCCCGCAGTGGCAGCACCACACAGGAACTGAGCGGGTCAGCGCTGGACGCCTTTTTGTTGCGAATGCAGGGCCGCCACTGGGACTCAGTACCTGTACCGAAAGTTGGGCCTGCCGACCTGAGCGATCAGGCGCTGGCCCGCTTCCGCACTCTGGCGGCCCGCAGTGGCCGGGTAGAGATAGAATGGCTGGAAGAGTCTGACACGGTGCTGTTAGAGCGTCTGCGCCTGCTGGATGGAGATTACCTCAAACGGGCAGCGATCCTCCTCTTTCACCCTGACCCGGAACGGTTTATTGGCGGCGCGTTCGTCAAAATTGGAGCTTTTGGCGACAGCGACGCTGACCTGAGGTTCCAAGACGAAGTGCATGGGCCGCTGATCTTACAGGTGGAGCGGACGGTAGAGGTGCTGAAGGCCAAGTACCTCAAGGCACTGATCAGCTACCAGGGCTTACAGCGCATCGAAACCCTCCAAGTGCCTGAAGCCGCGCTCCGCGAGGCCGTGCTCAATGCCGTCGTCCACAAAGATTACGCCAGCAGCGTGCCCGTCCAAATCAGCGTGTACCCAGACCGGCTGCTTATTTTCAATCCAGGACAATTACCGCAGGGCTGGACGCTGGAAAAACTGCTGGGTAAACACGCCTCCCTACCTTTTAACCTGGATATCGCCAACACGTTTTTCCGGGCCGGCCAGATTGAATCGTGGGGGCGCGGTATCGAGCGGGTGCGGGAGGTCTGCCGCGCAGCTGGGGCCGCTGAGCCGCAGTGGAGGGCTGAGCCCACAGAGCTCTGGGTGGAATTTGAACTTCTGCAGGAACAAAGCGGCCGGGCGACCCCCCAAGTCACCCCCCAAGTCACCCCCCAAGTCAAGTTACTGATGACTCTAGGGGAGCGAACCCTGAGCCGACAGGAGCTGCAAGAGGAACTGGGCCTCAAGGACATCCAAAACTTCCGGCAGGCCCACCTTCTGCCGGCATTAGATGCAGGACTCGTCGAAATGACCATTCCTAACAAACCCACCAGCCGCCTGCAACAGTACCGCCTGACCGAGGAGGGACGCGCCGCCGTCGATCAGCAAGGAGACATTCCATGA
- a CDS encoding HigA family addiction module antitoxin yields the protein MTTKAHETSLPPLTDWAIPPGEYLAEVLEDLNMTQADLSRRMGRPAQAINELIKGEKELTPETALQLAQVVGVPAHIWTGLENDYRLILARQTEQKKIKEERDLLKRFPLGEMAQWGFIKIVRDKAEQVIQLRQFFGVATLTAIPNVSDYKPAFRKQEGKKDHSYAITAWLQAGKHQAAKQATAEFQADALATCTTRIRHLSCEDPAKSIPKLKAQLADCGVALVPLPHFKGTGVHGAVFWEKRNGVDRAVVLVTLRRKYSDTFWFTLLHELGHVLLHKPDRRKVFLDVGGTSAQEDEANAFAASRLLPLEAYTAFVEAGDFSQTAIQSFAARESICPGIVVGRLQKEKIISYRELDHLRVRYEFSAEDFAES from the coding sequence ATGACGACTAAAGCTCACGAGACCTCCCTTCCGCCCCTGACCGACTGGGCCATCCCACCGGGAGAGTACCTGGCTGAGGTTCTGGAAGACCTGAACATGACTCAGGCTGATCTGAGCCGCCGCATGGGCAGACCGGCTCAGGCCATCAATGAACTGATCAAGGGCGAAAAGGAGCTGACGCCCGAAACAGCGCTGCAGTTGGCGCAAGTGGTCGGCGTTCCGGCACACATCTGGACCGGCCTGGAAAACGATTACCGGCTCATTCTGGCCCGTCAAACCGAACAGAAAAAAATCAAAGAAGAGCGTGACCTGCTTAAACGGTTTCCCCTCGGAGAAATGGCACAGTGGGGATTCATCAAGATAGTTCGTGACAAGGCGGAGCAGGTCATTCAATTGCGTCAGTTTTTTGGTGTGGCCACATTGACCGCGATCCCCAACGTCAGTGATTACAAACCTGCGTTCCGAAAGCAGGAAGGCAAAAAGGACCACTCCTATGCCATTACTGCCTGGCTTCAGGCCGGCAAGCATCAGGCCGCGAAACAGGCAACGGCCGAGTTTCAAGCGGATGCTCTGGCAACGTGCACCACCAGAATTCGTCACCTGAGTTGCGAAGACCCAGCGAAGAGTATTCCAAAGCTCAAAGCTCAATTGGCGGACTGCGGTGTCGCCTTAGTCCCCCTCCCCCATTTCAAGGGGACGGGTGTTCATGGAGCTGTGTTCTGGGAGAAGAGGAACGGCGTCGACCGGGCGGTCGTGCTGGTCACCCTGCGCCGTAAGTACAGCGATACCTTCTGGTTCACCCTGCTGCACGAGCTGGGACACGTCCTGCTGCATAAACCCGACCGGCGGAAAGTCTTTCTAGATGTAGGCGGAACGTCAGCGCAGGAAGATGAAGCCAATGCGTTTGCCGCCTCTCGGCTTCTCCCCTTAGAGGCGTACACGGCTTTTGTTGAAGCAGGCGATTTCAGTCAGACCGCGATTCAGAGCTTCGCTGCGCGTGAATCCATCTGTCCTGGGATCGTCGTTGGTCGCCTACAGAAGGAAAAAATCATCAGCTACAGAGAGCTTGATCACTTGCGTGTCCGCTATGAATTCTCTGCCGAGGATTTCGCCGAGTCATGA
- a CDS encoding type II toxin-antitoxin system RelE/ParE family toxin produces the protein MQVKFRTKKLRKQYESKKAATKAYGPEVAKKYVQRIGIIKQTASLEELQAQHPLRCHALKGDRQGEWAINLTGFMRLIFTFKDEELTIVCIEEVSKHYDD, from the coding sequence GTGCAGGTGAAGTTTAGAACCAAGAAGCTCCGAAAGCAGTATGAATCCAAGAAAGCAGCAACGAAGGCGTATGGTCCTGAGGTAGCCAAGAAGTACGTTCAGCGTATTGGCATCATCAAACAGACAGCTTCCTTGGAAGAACTTCAAGCTCAGCATCCCCTCCGGTGTCATGCCCTCAAAGGTGATAGACAGGGCGAGTGGGCCATCAACTTAACCGGATTCATGCGGCTGATTTTTACCTTTAAAGACGAGGAATTAACCATCGTGTGTATTGAAGAGGTGAGCAAACACTATGACGACTAA
- a CDS encoding DUF262 domain-containing protein, which yields MSDITPIYKTISELLSNQTFSIDDYQREYKWDEKNIQELLRDLQGKFESSYREGDQTSKVSTYDSYYLGSIILSNQGEKKYLVDGQQRMTSLTLLLIALMHKTQALYPKVAQKLSSLVFWDDNGIDRFKLDIPERLEVINALFNGQDFNPDGKDESIRNIYARYGQIEQDALWEELGPALPHFAYWLMGRVGLIEIQTGDDAKAYAVFETVNDRGKPLSPVDMLKSYLLGKINDEDRRRQANKVWREEIEKLSSKDEPDLDVQAIKAWLRAQYAHTIRERKAGAKDGDWELIGGSTFHRWVKEHERDLGLETAQGAERFMLHLMPFFMKAYRLILGARKEYTPGLEAVFYNAHNDFTWQSTVLLSPLTLSDDDETVRRKIEVTARYLDIWIMRRVVNYIRVSYSSVSYAMFPLTKDIRHKSLPELVEVLTQKLAEEEQDISFAGSPSRGREGLKALGLNQFSKRYIFHLLARVSEEVERGSGRSERFDQFVARKKNGYDIEHIWSSNLFEPGGEFADEQEFQEWRNRAGSLLLLPADVNRSLQDKPYEYKRGKYAAQNFYAASLHEAPYTNQPQFRNFRESLPFPDLFEPLLQFGKAEQEKRSELLLHLAERIWSPSQIERAAQG from the coding sequence ATGAGTGACATCACACCCATCTACAAAACCATCAGTGAACTCCTGAGCAACCAGACCTTTTCGATCGACGACTACCAGCGTGAGTACAAGTGGGATGAGAAGAACATTCAGGAGCTGCTGCGTGACCTGCAAGGCAAGTTTGAGTCGTCTTACCGGGAAGGTGACCAGACGAGCAAGGTCTCCACATACGACAGCTACTACCTGGGTTCCATCATTCTGAGCAATCAGGGAGAGAAGAAATACCTGGTGGATGGTCAGCAGCGTATGACCTCGCTGACCCTGCTCTTGATAGCGCTGATGCACAAGACCCAGGCTCTGTATCCGAAAGTGGCACAGAAGCTCTCCAGCCTAGTGTTCTGGGACGATAACGGGATCGACCGCTTCAAGCTCGATATTCCGGAGCGGCTTGAGGTCATCAATGCCTTATTCAATGGTCAGGACTTCAACCCTGACGGCAAAGATGAGTCCATTCGCAACATTTATGCCCGTTACGGCCAGATTGAGCAGGATGCACTCTGGGAGGAACTGGGGCCGGCACTGCCACACTTTGCCTACTGGCTGATGGGACGCGTGGGTCTGATTGAAATTCAGACAGGAGACGATGCCAAAGCTTATGCCGTCTTCGAAACGGTCAACGACCGGGGCAAGCCGCTCAGTCCTGTGGACATGCTCAAGTCTTACCTCCTGGGCAAAATTAACGATGAAGACCGGCGGCGGCAGGCAAACAAGGTGTGGCGTGAAGAGATTGAGAAGCTGAGCAGCAAGGATGAACCAGACCTGGATGTTCAGGCCATCAAAGCGTGGCTGCGAGCGCAGTATGCCCATACCATCCGCGAGCGTAAGGCGGGTGCCAAGGACGGCGACTGGGAACTGATCGGCGGCAGCACGTTTCACCGCTGGGTCAAAGAGCACGAACGGGACTTGGGCTTGGAAACGGCGCAGGGAGCCGAGCGGTTCATGTTGCACCTCATGCCATTCTTCATGAAGGCGTATCGTCTGATCCTGGGGGCCCGCAAAGAGTACACACCAGGTTTGGAAGCTGTGTTTTACAACGCCCACAACGACTTTACCTGGCAGAGCACAGTGTTGCTTTCGCCCCTGACGCTGTCGGATGACGATGAGACCGTACGCCGCAAAATAGAAGTCACGGCACGCTACTTGGACATCTGGATTATGCGCCGCGTGGTGAACTACATACGCGTTTCCTACTCCAGTGTGTCTTACGCAATGTTCCCGCTGACCAAGGACATCCGGCATAAAAGCCTGCCTGAACTGGTTGAAGTGCTCACCCAGAAGCTGGCGGAGGAAGAGCAGGACATCAGCTTTGCAGGCAGCCCTTCACGGGGACGCGAAGGCCTCAAAGCACTGGGGCTGAATCAGTTCAGCAAGCGCTATATCTTCCACCTCCTCGCCCGCGTCTCAGAAGAGGTCGAAAGGGGCAGTGGCCGCAGCGAACGCTTTGACCAGTTTGTCGCCAGAAAGAAGAACGGTTATGACATCGAGCATATCTGGTCCAGCAACCTGTTTGAGCCTGGAGGTGAGTTTGCCGATGAGCAGGAGTTCCAAGAGTGGCGCAACCGTGCCGGCTCTCTACTTCTGCTCCCCGCCGATGTCAACCGCAGCCTGCAAGACAAGCCTTACGAGTACAAGCGCGGCAAGTATGCGGCACAGAATTTCTACGCAGCCAGCCTCCACGAAGCACCTTACACCAATCAGCCACAGTTCAGGAATTTTAGGGAGAGCCTTCCATTTCCAGACCTCTTTGAGCCACTCCTTCAATTCGGTAAAGCTGAGCAAGAGAAGCGCTCCGAACTCCTGCTGCACCTGGCCGAGCGCATCTGGTCGCCTTCGCAAATAGAGCGTGCTGCACAAGGTTAG